A genomic window from Levilactobacillus yonginensis includes:
- a CDS encoding winged helix-turn-helix transcriptional regulator has translation MDSTIFDQEIAHFKQNIPPQCPIPYALKIIGSKWKIPILWHLTLEDDQHDNQLKRTIGNISPTPC, from the coding sequence ATGGATTCAACCATTTTTGATCAAGAAATTGCTCACTTCAAACAGAATATACCACCACAATGCCCGATTCCATACGCCTTAAAAATCATCGGGTCGAAATGGAAGATTCCCATCCTCTGGCACCTGACGCTGGAAGACGACCAACACGACAATCAGCTTAAACGGACCATTGGTAACATATCACCAACACCATGTTAA
- a CDS encoding winged helix-turn-helix transcriptional regulator — translation MLTESLRELEYDGLVRRHSYETVLLAVTYHLTDLGKSPSPYHGRALRLGQCLGSATQCSITLTSNREEPQRR, via the coding sequence ATGTTAACTGAGAGCCTCCGTGAGTTAGAATACGACGGCTTAGTCCGGCGCCACAGTTATGAGACCGTGCTGCTCGCCGTGACCTATCACCTCACCGATTTGGGTAAAAGCCCCAGTCCTTACCATGGGCGAGCTCTTCGATTGGGGCAATGCCTTGGAAGCGCAACACAGTGTTCAATCACACTCACATCAAATCGTGAAGAGCCCCAGCGCCGTTAG